The window CCGACACGATCATTCCCGGCTTGCCGCGACGTTCGATCAGCGCCGTCAGCTCCCGCGCGACGCGCCGGCCGGAGATCGACGTGTCCGGGATCGCGGCGAGGCATTCGCGCGTGACGTCATCGACGATGTTCAGCACCCGGAACCGCCGCCCGCACGCGAACTGGTCATGGACGAAATCCAGTGACCAACGGGCATTTGCGCGCGCCTCGACCAGGATCGGGGCGCGGGTGCCGATGGCCTTGCGCCGCGCGCGCCGCTTGCGGACGGTCAGCCCTTCCTCGCGGTAAAGCCGGTAGATACGGTTGATCCCCGAGGGCTCGCCCTCCCGCCGGAGCAGGACGAAGAGCCGCCGGTAGCCGAACCGCCGACGCTCGTTGGCAAGCTCCCGCAATCGGCCGCGCAGTTCCGTGTCGGGTGCGCGTTGCGACCGGTAGCGGATCGTCTTCCGATCCGCGCCGGCAATCTGGCACGCCCGTCGTTCCGACAGCCCGAACCGGGCCTTCAGATGCGCGACCGCCTCGCGCTTCACGACGGGCGTCACCACTTTTTTGAAACCAGCTCGCGCATCGCGGCCAGATCCAGCATCTGCTCCGCCAGCAGCTTCTTCAACTTGGCGTTCTCGTCCTCGAGCGCCTTCAGCCGTTTGGCCTCTGACACCGTCATGCCGCCGTATTTGGCTTTCCAGTTGTAGAACGTCCCCTCCGACATGCCGTGCTTGCGGCACAGATCGGCACACTTCGCCCCGGCCTCATGCTCGGCCAGGATGCCGATAATCTGCTCTTCGCTGTATCTCGTTCGCTTCATTGTCCGTCCCCTCCTTGGGTCGGACTCTAATCGCAGGTGGAGGAAAAATCCCGTGGCAGGTCACCGGCCCTAATCGCGGGGGAAGGTCAATCCTGATGGACCAAAGGTTGCCCATGCGCTAACACTCAAAGCGGACTACTCAGGTGGGGCTGATCACTACGCGTGGAAGAGCAAACTGGGAGAAGAGAAGTCGAAGAGATAAATCAGTTAATTTGCTTTTTATGAGAATTATAAATACATACGATTCTATCGTCTTCGTTTTTCGTTTCATTTTCCGATATCTCTATAGCCGCAAGCGCTTCACAGGCGGCTAGCTCTTCCGCAAGCTTTGGTAGTCCATTTTTTTTAGAATACTTCTTGATATCTCCAAGGATGTCTAGTAACCACGCATGCTTCATATAGGCCATCTCCACCTTTTGCGCCAAGAATCGACGCTTTAGTCCATGTCAACTCCCCTACCCCGTGGCTATCCACAGGAGCATCACTCACCACCAGCATACCACTGAAAAAAACACATAAACCATCAAAACACAATCTTAAGTTGCATTCGCGTCGCTGTTCCTCTGCTGCTTTGGCGCGTGATCGCCGTATGAGTGATACACCTTTGCCGTTGAAGAGCCGACAATGCGATCAGGCGGCCTCGAGCATCCGCTTCTTTTCGGGCGCGGCGTCCGAAAAGGACTGGTGGAACCACTTCAACGAGGTCTCGCGCGTGATGCCAAGCCGGGCCAGCGCGCCGGGGAAGAACTCCTCGCGCATCTGCCACAGGCCGACGCCGATCATCTCCTTGCCTTCGCCGGTCGAGCCGATCACCTCGGGCGCGATGTCCAGCATCCGGTAGATCCGCACCATGCGCCGGTCGAAGACCCCGATGAAATGCTCCACCGCGAAATTGGCCATCACCTCGGCGCCGCCGAGGGCCAGCGCCTGGGAGGTTTCGCGCCCGGCATCGGGGGCGAGGCAGAACCGGGTGCATTCCCAGATCAGCGGGCTTTCGACCCGCACGCCATCGGTCAGGTGCAGGAAGTGTTCGTTGATCATCGTGCGCCCCGTGGTCGGCAGGAACCGCATCGAGCCGCCGTGGCGGCCGTCGGCCTGCTCCCAGATCACGTAGAGCGGGTTTAGCGCGTCATACTGGTCGCGCTCCTCGCCGCGGTCGTTCACCGAGACGTCCCATCCGAGCCGTTCTTTGAACTGGATCGCGCGGTCACGAAACATCGTGTCGCGCAGGAGCGGAAATTTGTGCAGGCTGTCGGCATAGATGTAACGCAGCATATCGGGGGTATCCCTCTCACGTTCTGTGCTGAGGGAAAGCTACCCTTACTCTGGTTACCAGCCTGCTAACCGACCGTGCGATACGCCGGTTAACGCCTTGGAAAGATGTTTTATAACAATACGTTAATTTCTGGGAAGCTATCGGATCCGTTCTCAGAGTCTATGGCTAGGGCACACAATTTCGCGACACGACCCTCCCCATATCTGGTGAATTCTGAAAAGACTGTACTTCTTTTAGTATGTCTTGGTTCTTCAATTGTCACAGAAAACTCTGTACCTCATGAAGAAGCTAGGTCAAGGCCACGAACTCGACGCTTCCGCGCTTCTGTTAGAGGTCTGCGAGGAGGTATTGGCCAATGTCGACATGATCGGCGACGATCGACTGCGGCTTGCCTGTCTTGGCTTGATTGGTGCCTTACAGAAGGACTCAGAACAACCCGGTCATGATACTTGACCTGGTCGTGTCGCGAGTGTTGTGGAAATTCCCGAGCGGCGTCTCCGGTATGTCGCGGATCAGGCGGCTGCGTCAAGGACGGCAGGTTCGAGCGGTTGGTGATGCGCGTGTACATTATGTGGCGACGCTACCAGGTGAAACACCATCGCTTCAATGCGCCATTCGCCGGCCGCGTGTGATGACAGAGGCCGCAGAATTCACTAACCTGCAGGCATCTAACCCATTGAAATCACGAAAATCGCCAGATGCAATCGCCGAAAATCAGGGCCCGAACTGTCGAGCTTGGGGGTCGCGGCTGGGTGAAAGATCAGTGGCAGTCACCGAGCTATGCCGAGAAATGGGTGATGGAGCCTGAGAAGGCGGCGTATCGTGGCGGGTGCTGAAGCCTGCCAGAACCTCCCGAAGGAGCGATACGCCATGAACGACGATACCACGATCAGCCCGCTTCACCAGCCCGAATCCGTCGAGGATCCGCTGGCGTTGTTGCACAAAGAAGCTCCGGGATTCACTTCGTGAATCCAATGTAGTAGCGGGCTTGCATGAGCAGACCGCCGAAGCCGACCTACAAGACCACCAACTGGCCCGCATATAACCAGGCGCTGAAGCAGCGTGGATCGCTGACGGTCTGGTTCGACCCCTCGATGCAATGGGACGCGTTGCCGTCCGGGCGTCGCGGCCGGCAACGGGCCTATAGCGACGCAGCGATCCAGGCTTGCCTGACCCTCAAGGTCCTGCTCGGGCTACCGCTCCGCCAGGCCACCGGCTTCATGGCGAGCCTGCTGGAACTGTCCGGGCTGGGGTGGTCCGTGCCGGACTTCAGCACGCTGTCACGCCGCCAGAAGACATTGGACGTGACCATTCCGTTTCGCGGTTCGAAAGGTGCCTTGCACCTGCTCATCGACAGCACCGGCATCAAGGTGGAAGGCGAAGGCGAGTGGCACACGCGCAAGCATGGCGGGTCGAAACGGCGCGTGTGGCGCAAGATACACCTCGGGATCGACGAGCAAACATTGGAGATCCGGGCTGTCGAGGTCACGTCCAGCAATGTCGGCGATGCGCCGATGCTGCCGGACCTGCTCGCCCAGATCCCGACGGACGAGGAGATCGCCACCGTCACGGCCGACGGCGCCTACGACACGCGCGCCTGCCATGATGCCATCGCGGCCCGCGGAGCAGCAGCGATCATTCCGCCCCGCCGAAATGCCCGGCCCTGGAAGCCGGACACGACAGGAGCTCGCGCACGCAACGAGATTCTGCGGGCATCGAAGCACCTGGGCCGAGCGCTCTGGCGGAACTGGAGCGGGTATCACCGCCGCAGCAGGGTGGAAACGAAAGTGAACTGCGTGAAGTTGCTCGGCCAGCGGCTGATGTCGCGGGATTTCGACCGCCAGGTGGCCGAGGTCCAGATCCGCGTGGCGGTCCTGAACCGCTTCACTGCCCTCGGCATCCCGACGACCGTGGCAATAGGATAAGTGTGTCCGGGGAAAGCGGAACTGCGGTCATCAGTTGATTTGTGCAACAGCGCCGCTCCAGGTCGCTCCAAATAAACTCCAGTTTTGAGGTTGGCGGTTACGCGACATTAACCAAAAGACTGTATCCTTTCATCCGCCGCCGACTAGGTGCACAGACCCTACGCAAATGACTTCTCTCTGAAGTCCTTTGAGATGAAGCGAAGCGACCTACTATGCTACCAGCGCTACACATGTCCCTTCTTCCTGCGAATAGCAGGAGCTTTTCGAGTCAAATTATCTGAATTGATGGATATTTTTTCTTCTGGAGCAAACCTGAGCCTGGCCCGCGCCCGAAGCCGCGGCCTTTTCCTTGCGGTGCTGGTGTTCAGCGTGTTCACCAACCTGCTGATGCTGACCGGCCCGCTTTTCATGCTGCAAGTCTACGATCGGGTTCTGGGATCGCGGTCCGAGGAGACGCTGGTCGCGCTCTTCATCCTGGTCGCGGCGCTCTACTTCTTTTACTGGCTGCTCGATTTCGCGCGCGGCCGGGTGATGGCGCGGATCGGTGCGCGGCTTCAGGCGGTATTCGGGCGGCGCGTGTTCGCGGCGGTGATCGAGCGGGCGGCGATCCGCGGCGGGCAGGGGCCAGGCGCGACAGCCCTTTACGACCTCGACGCGGTGCGTAACATCTTCGGCTCGCCCGTGCTTATGGCGCTGTTCGACCTGCCTTGGACGCCGATCTTCCTGGCCGCGATCTTCATCTTTCATCCGTTGCTCGGCTGGCTCGCCATTGCCGGTGGGGGGTTACTGATCGCCGTGACGCTGATCAACCGCCTGGTCACCCGCAAGGCGCTTGAGAAGTCGCAGGGCATATCCCACCAGGCACAGCGGATCGCCCGCCAGTCGGAAGAGGGCGGCGCGCTGGTCTGGTCGCAGGGAATGGCGCCGGTGATGGCGGAACGCTGGGCGCGGCTGCAGGACGAGGCCGGTACCAAGGGGCTGGGTGCCAACGACCTCACCGGCACGTTCTCGTCCTTTTCGCGCGCTTTCCGCTTCTTCCTGCAGTCGGCAATGCTGGCGCTTGGCGCGTGGCTCGTGCTGGAGCAGCAGTTGACGCCGGGTGCGATGATCGCGGCCTCGATCCTCCTGGGGCGCGCGCTGGCGCCAGTCGACCAGGTGCTCGGCCAGTGGCCGGCGATCCAGCGGGCGCGCAGCGGCTGGACCAGCCTCGCGGACTTCCTGAAGGGCATTCCCGCGCGCCGCGCCCCGACCGAGCTGCCCGCGCCGGAGGCGCGCCTGTCGCTGAGCAATGTGGCGCTGAGAAGCTCCGCCAGCACGCCGCCGATCCTCTACGGCATCAGTTTCGAACTCGAGCCGGGCGAGGCGCTTGGCGTGATCGGCAAGAGCGGGGCGGGCAAGACCAGTCTTGCGCGCGTTATACAGGGGCTGGTAACGCCCACCGCGGGCGAGGTCCGGCTCGCGGGCGCCACGCTCGACCAGTACGGGCCCGAGCGGCTGGGCCGTCATATTGGCTGCCTGCCGCAGGACGTGCGCTTTTTCGATGGCACGGTCGCCGAGAACATCGCCCACATGGCGCTGGAGCCCGATGCCGGGCGCGTTGTTGAAGCCGCCAAGCTGGCCCGAGTGCACGAGATCGTGCTGCGCCTTCCCAATGGGTACGATACGCCCCTTGTGGAGGGCAGTGTGCTGTTGTCGGGCGGCCAACGCCAGCGCCTGGCCCTTGCGCGTGCGCTCTATCACGACCCCGTGCTTCTGGTGCTGGACGAGCCGAACTCGGCCCTCGACGCCGAAGGCTCCGAGGCCCTCAATGCCGTGGTCAGCGACATGAAGAAGGCCGGGAAATCGGTGCTCATCATGACCCATCGGCCCTCGGCCATCGCGGTCTGCGACCGGCTGCTCGTGATCGATGGCGGCATGCAGAAGGCCCTTGGCCCGCGCGACGAGATCGTGCGCTCGCTGATGAAGAACGCCGGCAACGTGCAGCGCGCGATGGACGGCGCTCGGGGGGCTGGGGCCGCGGCTCCGGCCGCAGCGCGACAGGAGGTTGGCGAATGAGCCGTCCGACGCTTCCTTCAGCGCGCCTGCCGCTCGTTGTCGGCGCGGTCGCGATCCTGCTGCTGGTCGGCGGGCTCGGCGTCTGGAGCATCGCGACCAACATCGCCGGCGCCGTCGTCGCAACCGGGACTGTCAAGGTCGAGAGCGAGCGTCAGGTGGTCCAGCATCCCGACGGCGGCGTGGTGGGCGAGATCCTGGCCAAGGATGGCGACGAGGTGAAGGCGGGCGACGTGCTGCTGCGCCTCGACGGTACCTTTCTGCGCTCGGAATTGGCCATCGTCGAGAGACAGCTTTTCGAGATTGAGGTGCGCAAGGCGCGGCTGATGGCCGAGCGCGACGGGGTCGAGACGCTGGATATCGGCGAGGTGTCGGGCTTCGACAATCTCGACCCGGACTGGATACGCGGCCAGATCGAGGGGCAGAAAAGCCTGTTCGTGGCGCGCCGCGCCGCGCTTGCCCAGGAACTGGAGCAAATCGACGAGCAGAAGACCCAGATCGAGAACCAGATCGAGGGGTCCAAGGCCCAGATCGCGGCGCTGGAAAGACAGCTCGGCCTTGTGGAACGCGAACTGACCGACAAGGAGACGCTCTTCGCCCAGAACCTCGTACCCGTGGGCCAGGTTCTGGCGCTGCAGCGCGACGAGGCGGGGCTCGAGGGCGATATCGGGCGGCTGACCTCGCAGGTGGCCGAGAGCCGGGCGCGCATTTCGGAACTGTCCGTGCAGGCGCTGCGCCTGGCGGAAAGCCGGCGCGAAGAGGCGATCACCCAGTTGCGCGACCTGCAATACAGCGAGATCGAATTGGAGGAGCGCCGCCTCAGCCTGATCGAGCAGCTGTCGCGGCTGGACGTGCGCAGCCCTACCGATGGCGTGGTGTTCGGCTCGTCGATTTTCGCGGTGCGCGCGGTGGTCCAACCGGCCGAGCCGATGATGTACGTGGTCCCCGGCGGGCAGGCGCTGCTGGTCTCGGCGCGCATTGAGACGACCGATATCGACCAGGTCTTCCCGGGGCAGCCGGTCTTCCTGCGGCTGACAACGTTCGACGCGCGCACGACCCCGGAAGTGCCGGGCGAGGTGCTGCGCATCTCGGCCGACGCGCTCACCGACGAGGCGACCAAGCAGACCTATTACGAGGCCGTGATCCTGCCCGACACCTCGGTGCTGGAGGACATGCCCGGAGTTGAACTGTTGCCCGGCATGCCGGCGGAGGCGTTCCTGCGCACCCGCGACCGCACCCCGCTCTCTTACCTCCTTCGCCCCATCGCGGTATATTTCGAACGCGCCTTCCGCGAGGAGTAGTTCACAATAGCGTATCCGCGCGAGACCCAGGAGATGGTGTTCGACGCGCATGACAGGGCCTTCGCGTTCTTCGGCGGCGCCTGTGCTCGCGGAATCTATGATGTCAATCGGCATCCATGTTTGGATGCCCCCTTCGACGCAAGGATTTTCTGACCTTCTGAGCATGTGATCGGGTGGCCGCTCCCCCACAAGACACGTCGCTAACGACGTCGTTATGCACGTGTCTTAGCTCGCGACCCCGCCGTCAGGCAGGCGGCTTCAATCGGGCGGATACCGACAACCGCAGCTTACGGCAGATCTGCTTGATCGACTTGCCGTCGACGAAATGCGCACGCCTGATCTTCGCGATCGTCTCCACAACCAACATCCCCTGACTGCTCCCTCATGCCTTTGAGAAAGCTTCTGATCAGAAGTATCAGGGGGGTCACTTTGGGACGCCGATCACCCCAAGATGGGGGTCAATTTTGATGGGGTGGATGCCCCCGCCCGACGGCATCGCGATTTGCCAGGATGGTGATGCTGAAGTCACCATAGAAAGAGGAGGCATCCATGAATGAGGTTAGCATCGTCGGCGTCGACCTGGCAAAGCAGGTCTTTCAGGTTCACGGCGCTGCGGCGGACGGGCGGGTGCTGTTCCGCAAGAAATTGTCACGCCCGCAGTTCGCGAAGTTCATGGCGGCCCTGCCTCGGTGCGTCGTGGCGATGGAGGCCTGCGGCACCGCGCATTACTGGGGCCGGGAGTTGGCCGGGCACGGGCATGACGTCCGGCTCATCCCGCCGGTCTATGTGAAGCCGTTCGTGAAGCGGCAGAAGAACGATGCGGCCGATGCGGAAGCCGTCGCCGAGGCGGCCCTGCGCCCGACGATGCGCAGCGTGGCTGTGAAGACGGCCGGACAACAGGCGCGGGCGATGCTTTTCCGGACCCGCGATCTGCTCGTCGGACAGCGCACCCAGTTGATCAATGCACTCCGCGGCCATCTTGCCGAGCATGGCATCGTTCTGGCCAGGGGCATCGGCAATATCGACCGTCTCGCCACGCGCCTCGAAGAAGAAGGCCTTCCCGATCTGGTCCGGGACCTGGGGCGGCTCTACCTCCACCGGATCGCCGGTCTCAGCGACGAAATCGACAAGCTGGACGGGCGCATCGCGGCCGCCGCGAAGGAAAGCGATGTCGCGCGCAGACTTCAGACGATGCCGGGGATCGGTCCGGTCTGTGCCATGGCGATCGCCACCTTCGCGCCCGACATGCGGGAATTCCGCCGGGCGCGCGATTTCTCGGCCTGGCTCGGGCTCGTTCCCCGGCAACATTCCAGCGGCGGCAAGCAGAAGCTCGGCCGCACCTCCAAGATGGGCCAACGCGACATCCGGCGCCTGCTGATCGTGGGGGCGATGTCCGTCGTGCATTGGCGAGGGCGCGATGGCGGCAGGCCCGGGTCGTGGCTCTCCCGCATGCTGGCCCGGAAACCGCGCATGCTGGTCGCGATCGCCCTGGCCAACAAGATGGCCCGGATGGTCTGGGCCATGCTCTCGCGCAACGAGGACTACCGGGGTCCGGTCGGCGATGTGAGGAGGACGACGACCAGCATGGGCAAATGATCGACAAGATCCGGAACGGGAAACCCAGTGGCGTCCAACGAGCCCGAACTCGCAATTTTGATCTGGACCCCGGTCCGCGCATCACCATACCGGCCCGCGGCATGTCACGGCCGCACCTCAGAGGCCTGAAACATGACCGCATCCGATCACATGCTCAGAAGGTCAGAAAGTCCTTGCATCGAAGGGGGCATCCAAACATGCATGCCGCTCCACACGCTGTTCCGATGGGGAGAAACCCTCCCTTACGGTTCTTCGTGCCGCGGCCGAAGTTCAGATCCTATGCCGAACTGAACGCCTGGCTCGAGGACCGATGCATCGCCTACGCCAAAGCGTACCAGTTCTGAAGGAAGTAGACCCTCAGCATCGTCTCCAGCGGCATCGGCGGGCTCCCGCCCTTCGGCTCCGCCTTCGGATAGTGCGGCGCGATCAACGCCAGGACTCGGTCCCACGGAGCCACCGCATCCATCTCCGCTAAGAACTGCCCGCGCCGCGTCACCTTCTTCTTCATCGCATCACGCAGACCGGGAATGGCGGGCTGTTTCGGCATCAGGAGGCTCCTCGTTACATTGCCGGAGTCTACCAGATCAGGCGGCCACAGCGAGATTCTTCAGACGTTCCTCGACTTGCGCTTGGTGATCATCGCCTTCTCCTCTCGCCGGACGGTCGCGAATATTGGCCGATCGAGGCCGGCAAGAAGCGAGATCACGGGAAGGGGCGTAAAATCAGGCAGAATCGAGGAAATTCCGCGGGTCCTCAGGAGGTTGCGGCACTGCCTGATTTTTATCGTGTATAAGCGGGTAAAATTTTTTAGAGAAATTTTCTGATTCATGGCGCATGCGCTACGAATGGCGCTAAAGTTTGGCGTTTCGAAAAGATATTAAAATTCCCTCTGGAGCGGCATCATAATCATGTGATATTTGGATTTGGGTAGTTATATCAATATGTTAAAATATATAAATTGCTTTATGGATTTGTGCTGAGGTGAAAATATGTGAAATTTTATATTTTGCTTTGTGGCAAAAGATATGACGGCAAGAGCTGATTAATCTCTCGGGGTGAAAAGAGCGGAAGATTTGCCGCGCAAGGTCACCCACTGAGAGAGAGAGAACGATGCTTCCGCTCAAGCCAAAGACGGGCCTCCCCATATCCGAATATGACTCTTTGACAAGTGGAGAAACCACACTCCAGTCGAGCGAGGTATCTTATTTAGGCTCTCTTGATTTCGGGGCACTGGATATCGCGGGATTCCAGCCCGGCTCCCAGGACATGGGCGCCCACGCGGCCTCGGCCGATGGCCTGACGCTGACGCAGTCGAGCCAGAGCTGGGAACAGATCACCGGCGCGTTCACCGTCACCGAGGACACCCGCCTGTCCTTCGACTTCGCCGCCTCCAAGGCCGGCGAAATCCACGCCATCATGTTCGCCAACGGCGAAACCCTGTCGGAAGCGACCACGATCCAGCTGCTCGGCTCCCAGGCCTTCGGCATGCAGGACTACGCCGATTACGAGGCCGGGTCGGGGCTGCGCCATTACGACATCGCCCTGGGCGACCACTTCACCGGCAGCTTCGACCGCATCGTCTTCCTCACCGACGACGATGCCGGCCTGGGCGCCGACAGCACCTGGGCAAACGTCACCCTGCAGACCGGGACGGACGGCGCCGAGGCGGGCTCGGCCCTCGATTTCGGGGCACTGGATATCGCGGGATTCCAGCCCGGCTCCCAGGACATGGGCGCCCACGCGGCCTCGGCCGATGGCCTGACGCTGACGCAGTCGAGCCAGAGCTGGGAACAGATCACCGGCGCGTTCACCGTCACCGAGGACACCCGCCTGTCCTTCGACTTCGCCGCCTCCAAGGCCGGCGAAATCCACGCCATCATGTTCGCCAACGGCGAAACCCTGTCGGAAGCGACCACGATCCAGCTGCTCGGCTCCCAGGCCTTCGGCATGCAGGACTACGCCGATTACGAGGCCGGGTCGGGGCTGCGCCATTACGACATCGCCCTGGGCGACCACTTCACCGGCAGCTTCGACCGCATCGTCTTCCTCACCGACGACGATGCCGGCCTGGGCGCCGACAGCACCTGGGCAAACGTCACCCTGCAGACCGGGACGGACGGCGCCGAGGCGGGCTCGGCCCTCGATTTCGGGGCACTGGATATCGCGGGATTCCAGCCCGGCTCCCAGGACATGGGCGCCCACGCGGCCTCGGCCGATGGCCTGACG of the Rhodovulum sp. ES.010 genome contains:
- a CDS encoding IS3 family transposase (programmed frameshift) — translated: MKRTRYSEEQIIGILAEHEAGAKCADLCRKHGMSEGTFYNWKAKYGGMTVSEAKRLKALEDENAKLKKLLAEQMLDLAAMRELVFKKVVTPVVKREAVAHLKARFGLSERRACQIAGADRKTIRYRSQRAPDTELRGRLRELANERRRFGYRRLFVLLRREGEPSGINRIYRLYREEGLTVRKRRARRKAIGTRAPILVEARANARWSLDFVHDQFACGRRFRVLNIVDDVTRECLAAIPDTSISGRRVARELTALIERRGKPGMIVSDNGTELTSNAILKWCAENRIEWHYIAPGKPMQNGFVESFNGRMRDEFLNETLFRNLAHARDLIAAWVADYNTERPHSALGYQTPADYAQTLTTAIARPAARDESSARRAIAQPAPFGVNTNRAPVAAG
- a CDS encoding acyl-homoserine-lactone synthase, translated to MLRYIYADSLHKFPLLRDTMFRDRAIQFKERLGWDVSVNDRGEERDQYDALNPLYVIWEQADGRHGGSMRFLPTTGRTMINEHFLHLTDGVRVESPLIWECTRFCLAPDAGRETSQALALGGAEVMANFAVEHFIGVFDRRMVRIYRMLDIAPEVIGSTGEGKEMIGVGLWQMREEFFPGALARLGITRETSLKWFHQSFSDAAPEKKRMLEAA
- a CDS encoding IS5 family transposase — protein: MSRPPKPTYKTTNWPAYNQALKQRGSLTVWFDPSMQWDALPSGRRGRQRAYSDAAIQACLTLKVLLGLPLRQATGFMASLLELSGLGWSVPDFSTLSRRQKTLDVTIPFRGSKGALHLLIDSTGIKVEGEGEWHTRKHGGSKRRVWRKIHLGIDEQTLEIRAVEVTSSNVGDAPMLPDLLAQIPTDEEIATVTADGAYDTRACHDAIAARGAAAIIPPRRNARPWKPDTTGARARNEILRASKHLGRALWRNWSGYHRRSRVETKVNCVKLLGQRLMSRDFDRQVAEVQIRVAVLNRFTALGIPTTVAIG
- a CDS encoding type I secretion system permease/ATPase, which encodes MDIFSSGANLSLARARSRGLFLAVLVFSVFTNLLMLTGPLFMLQVYDRVLGSRSEETLVALFILVAALYFFYWLLDFARGRVMARIGARLQAVFGRRVFAAVIERAAIRGGQGPGATALYDLDAVRNIFGSPVLMALFDLPWTPIFLAAIFIFHPLLGWLAIAGGGLLIAVTLINRLVTRKALEKSQGISHQAQRIARQSEEGGALVWSQGMAPVMAERWARLQDEAGTKGLGANDLTGTFSSFSRAFRFFLQSAMLALGAWLVLEQQLTPGAMIAASILLGRALAPVDQVLGQWPAIQRARSGWTSLADFLKGIPARRAPTELPAPEARLSLSNVALRSSASTPPILYGISFELEPGEALGVIGKSGAGKTSLARVIQGLVTPTAGEVRLAGATLDQYGPERLGRHIGCLPQDVRFFDGTVAENIAHMALEPDAGRVVEAAKLARVHEIVLRLPNGYDTPLVEGSVLLSGGQRQRLALARALYHDPVLLVLDEPNSALDAEGSEALNAVVSDMKKAGKSVLIMTHRPSAIAVCDRLLVIDGGMQKALGPRDEIVRSLMKNAGNVQRAMDGARGAGAAAPAAARQEVGE
- a CDS encoding HlyD family type I secretion periplasmic adaptor subunit; translation: MSRPTLPSARLPLVVGAVAILLLVGGLGVWSIATNIAGAVVATGTVKVESERQVVQHPDGGVVGEILAKDGDEVKAGDVLLRLDGTFLRSELAIVERQLFEIEVRKARLMAERDGVETLDIGEVSGFDNLDPDWIRGQIEGQKSLFVARRAALAQELEQIDEQKTQIENQIEGSKAQIAALERQLGLVERELTDKETLFAQNLVPVGQVLALQRDEAGLEGDIGRLTSQVAESRARISELSVQALRLAESRREEAITQLRDLQYSEIELEERRLSLIEQLSRLDVRSPTDGVVFGSSIFAVRAVVQPAEPMMYVVPGGQALLVSARIETTDIDQVFPGQPVFLRLTTFDARTTPEVPGEVLRISADALTDEATKQTYYEAVILPDTSVLEDMPGVELLPGMPAEAFLRTRDRTPLSYLLRPIAVYFERAFREE
- a CDS encoding integrase; protein product: MLVVETIAKIRRAHFVDGKSIKQICRKLRLSVSARLKPPA
- a CDS encoding IS110 family transposase, which encodes MNEVSIVGVDLAKQVFQVHGAAADGRVLFRKKLSRPQFAKFMAALPRCVVAMEACGTAHYWGRELAGHGHDVRLIPPVYVKPFVKRQKNDAADAEAVAEAALRPTMRSVAVKTAGQQARAMLFRTRDLLVGQRTQLINALRGHLAEHGIVLARGIGNIDRLATRLEEEGLPDLVRDLGRLYLHRIAGLSDEIDKLDGRIAAAAKESDVARRLQTMPGIGPVCAMAIATFAPDMREFRRARDFSAWLGLVPRQHSSGGKQKLGRTSKMGQRDIRRLLIVGAMSVVHWRGRDGGRPGSWLSRMLARKPRMLVAIALANKMARMVWAMLSRNEDYRGPVGDVRRTTTSMGK